One segment of Pseudophryne corroboree isolate aPseCor3 chromosome 3 unlocalized genomic scaffold, aPseCor3.hap2 SUPER_3_unloc_16, whole genome shotgun sequence DNA contains the following:
- the LOC134983493 gene encoding oocyte zinc finger protein XlCOF7.1-like, whose translation RHTGEKPFPCSECGKCFTQKSVLVTHQRRHTGEKSYSCSECGKCFAHKSALVIHQRSHTGEKPYSCSECRKCFAQKSGLVTHQRSHTGEKPYSCSECGKCFARKSALVIHQRSHTGEKPYSCSGCGKCFAYKSHFVFHQRAHTGEKPYSCSECGKCFAFKSHFVFHQRAHTGEKPYSCSECGKCFARKSALVIHQRSHTGEKPYSCSECGKCFAYKSHFVFHQRAHTGEKPYSCSECGKCFAYKSHFVFHQRAHTGEKLYSCSECGKCFAYKSHFVFHQRAHTGEKPYFCSECGKCFALKPNLVKHQRSHTGEKPYFCSECGKCFAYKSHFVFHQRAHTGEKPYSCSECRKCFSLKSILVRHQRSHTGEKPYSCSECGKCFAQKSALVTHQRSHTGERPYSCSECKKCFAQKSALVTHQRSHTGEK comes from the coding sequence cgtcacacaggtgagaaaccatttccttgttctgagtgtgggaaatgttttacacagaaatcagttcttgttacacatcagagacgtcacacaggtgagaagtcatattcctgttctgagtgtgggaaatgttttgcacataaatcagctcttgttatacatcagagaagtcacacaggtgagaagccgtattcctgttctgagtgtaggaaatgttttgcacagaaatcaggtcttgttacacatcagagaagtcacacaggtgagaagccgtattcctgttctgagtgtgggaaatgttttgcacggaaatcagctcttgttatacatcagagaagtcacacaggtgagaagccgtattcctgttctgggtgtgggaaatgttttgcatataaatcacaTTTTGTTTTTCATCAAcgtgctcacacaggtgagaagccgtattcctgttctgagtgtgggaaatgttttgcatttaaaTCACATTTTGTTTTTCATCAAcgtgctcacacaggtgagaagccgtattcatgttctgagtgtgggaaatgttttgcacggaaatcagctcttgttatacatcagagaagtcacacaggtgagaagccgtattcctgttctgagtgtgggaaatgttttgcatataaatcacaTTTTGTTTTTCATCAAcgtgctcacacaggtgagaagccgtattcctgttctgagtgtgggaaatgttttgcatataaatcacaTTTTGTTTTTCATCAAcgtgctcacacaggtgagaagctgtattcctgttctgagtgtgggaaatgttttgcatataaatcacaTTTTGTTTTTCATCAAcgtgctcacacaggtgagaagccgtatttctgttctgagtgtgggaaatgttttgcattgaaaCCAAATctggttaaacatcagagaagtcacacaggtgagaagccgtatttctgttctgagtgtgggaaatgttttgcatataaatcacaTTTTGTTTTTCATCAAcgtgctcacacaggtgagaagccgtattcctgttctgagtgtaggaaatgtttttcattgaaatcaattcttgttagacatcagagaagtcacacaggtgagaagccgtattcctgttctgagtgtgggaaatgttttgcacagaaatcagctcttgttacacatcagagaagtcacacaggtgagaggccatattcctgttctgagtgtaagaaatgttttgcacagaaatcagctcttgttacacatcagagaagtcacacaggtgagaag